The proteins below are encoded in one region of Candidatus Thiodiazotropha sp. LNASS1:
- a CDS encoding LysE family translocator, with translation MLENLLALFVTAVVLALVPGPDNLFVLTHSALHGRMTGWYATLGFSTGLIVHTAAVSLGVAALFQTSEVAFNLLKLVGAAYLFYLAWRFIQRSNSRLPLQDQPILTPWLIYRRGIIMNVTNPKVSLFFLALLPQFILPESGPIVLQMISFGMIFIVATLVVFGAIAELAGVISPWLKRSDKAQRIMHRVAAVIFCILAMKLLLAEQF, from the coding sequence ATGCTAGAAAACCTGCTCGCACTGTTTGTCACGGCGGTGGTCCTGGCATTGGTCCCCGGGCCTGACAATCTGTTTGTACTGACCCATTCAGCATTGCATGGCCGAATGACGGGGTGGTATGCAACTCTGGGTTTCTCCACCGGGTTGATCGTGCATACTGCAGCGGTATCCTTGGGCGTCGCGGCCCTGTTTCAGACATCCGAAGTGGCGTTCAATCTCCTCAAGCTGGTTGGCGCCGCCTATCTGTTCTACCTGGCATGGCGTTTTATCCAGCGATCCAACAGCCGGCTTCCGCTGCAGGATCAACCGATACTCACACCCTGGTTGATCTATCGCCGCGGGATCATCATGAATGTAACCAATCCCAAAGTGTCACTCTTTTTTCTTGCACTGCTGCCTCAGTTCATTTTGCCTGAATCCGGCCCGATAGTGCTGCAGATGATCAGTTTTGGCATGATTTTCATTGTGGCCACACTAGTGGTGTTTGGTGCGATTGCCGAACTGGCGGGGGTAATCAGTCCCTGGCTCAAGCGATCCGATAAGGCTCAGCGGATAATGCATCGTGTGGCGGCAGTGATCTTTTGTATTCTCGCCATGAAACTATTGTTGGCGGAGCAGTTTTAA
- a CDS encoding glycerophosphodiester phosphodiesterase family protein produces MTFSTQDSDTRETQRNVSVAADRPLVIGHRGACGYLPEHTLASYRLAIRMGVDFIEPDLVLTRDHRLIARHDNELSLTTDVAQHPEFADRYTTKQVDGMQREGWFCEDFELSEIKTLGIRWSDPDSREWRELNEAELGIPTLEEVIALVRQEELAHGLKIGIYPETKYPTYYAFEGGYLDGSPIHKSISRILIEVLQREAFTAKDRVFIQSFEIANLIELHDRIMPSYNLELPLIQLFGDIKGELTLPEGDFSRPYDFVYHHNRGDDLEHYYGDLTSIATVVSQLNYQLLTSPAAIDWMVNRYASGIATWLGSLMPTLSMYNIDSEDSNTTGYIDSVDRGTVPPYIEHALNRGMHVHVFPLCEHSSTPQTGDGAWREGLKSEAIHLFNQGVDGIFFNLPDIGVEAKRHFLLR; encoded by the coding sequence ATGACGTTTTCAACACAGGATAGCGATACTCGTGAAACGCAGCGGAACGTGAGTGTGGCGGCTGACAGACCCCTGGTTATCGGTCACCGTGGTGCATGCGGATACCTTCCGGAACATACCCTGGCTTCCTATCGATTGGCAATCAGGATGGGAGTCGATTTTATCGAGCCCGACCTGGTCCTGACGAGGGATCATCGACTCATCGCTCGACATGACAATGAATTGAGTCTTACAACGGATGTCGCGCAACATCCCGAATTTGCAGATCGCTACACCACCAAGCAGGTTGACGGGATGCAAAGAGAGGGGTGGTTTTGTGAAGATTTCGAGCTCTCGGAAATCAAAACCCTGGGTATCCGTTGGAGTGACCCCGACAGCCGCGAATGGCGGGAGTTGAATGAAGCGGAACTTGGCATACCCACCCTCGAGGAGGTTATAGCCCTGGTCAGGCAGGAGGAACTGGCGCATGGATTGAAGATCGGCATCTATCCGGAAACAAAGTATCCAACCTACTACGCCTTTGAAGGTGGTTATCTGGATGGATCACCGATTCATAAATCGATTTCCCGTATTTTGATCGAGGTGTTGCAGCGTGAGGCGTTTACCGCCAAAGACCGGGTATTCATACAATCCTTTGAAATCGCCAATCTGATCGAGTTACATGACCGGATCATGCCATCGTATAATCTGGAGCTGCCGTTGATTCAACTATTCGGCGATATCAAAGGCGAATTGACACTTCCGGAGGGCGACTTTTCCAGACCCTATGATTTTGTCTACCATCACAACCGGGGGGACGACCTCGAGCACTATTATGGTGATCTCACCTCGATTGCAACGGTTGTATCCCAACTAAACTATCAACTCCTCACCTCCCCTGCTGCTATCGATTGGATGGTAAACCGCTATGCAAGTGGAATAGCTACATGGCTCGGGAGTCTTATGCCGACTCTGTCTATGTACAACATCGATAGTGAGGACAGTAATACAACCGGGTATATTGATTCGGTTGATCGAGGAACGGTTCCACCCTACATTGAACATGCACTCAATCGAGGTATGCATGTGCATGTCTTTCCTTTGTGTGAGCACTCATCCACGCCACAAACAGGGGATGGCGCATGGAGGGAGGGATTGAAATCAGAGGCAATCCATCTTTTCAACCAGGGTGTGGATGGAATATTTTTCAATCTGCCGGATATTGGTGTTGAGGCGAAACGCCATTTTTTGTTGCGCTAG
- the cysZ gene encoding sulfate transporter CysZ has protein sequence MVKNPLAGASYLLRGLALLTKPGLRPFVLIPLTINIIVFSLLIWLGVDQFEQLMDRFLPGDESWLAWLRWILWPLFAITLLLIIFYTFTVIANLIAAPFNGLLAEKVELHLGGKIPSQPTGAKQIVKDVVPSIVSELRKLLYFLLRAIPLLILFLIPGVNIVAPFLWMAFSAWFLAVEYGDYPMANHNLAFKQQHMRLKQARYSSLTFGAGLTLMMMVPILNFIAMPTAVAGATLFWHERLRHIEG, from the coding sequence ATGGTGAAAAACCCGCTCGCAGGCGCAAGCTACTTATTGAGAGGGCTCGCTCTGCTGACCAAACCCGGCTTGAGACCCTTTGTACTGATCCCGCTGACTATCAATATCATCGTCTTCAGTTTACTGATCTGGCTCGGTGTCGATCAGTTCGAGCAACTGATGGATCGTTTTCTTCCCGGCGACGAGAGTTGGCTGGCCTGGCTTAGGTGGATATTGTGGCCACTGTTCGCCATCACCCTGCTATTAATCATTTTCTATACCTTCACCGTCATTGCCAACCTGATCGCCGCTCCGTTTAATGGGCTTCTGGCGGAAAAGGTTGAACTCCACCTGGGAGGGAAGATCCCGAGTCAACCAACCGGCGCAAAACAGATCGTCAAGGATGTGGTGCCTTCAATTGTGTCGGAGTTACGCAAGCTACTCTATTTCCTGTTACGCGCCATCCCTCTGTTGATTCTTTTCCTCATACCTGGCGTGAATATCGTCGCACCCTTTCTGTGGATGGCATTCAGCGCCTGGTTCCTCGCCGTGGAGTATGGCGACTACCCGATGGCCAATCATAATCTGGCCTTTAAACAGCAGCACATGCGACTCAAGCAGGCCCGCTACTCATCCCTTACCTTCGGCGCCGGATTGACCCTGATGATGATGGTGCCCATCCTCAACTTCATCGCCATGCCGACGGCCGTCGCCGGCGCCACCCTTTTCTGGCATGAACGCCTGCGTCATATTGAGGGTTGA
- a CDS encoding pyridoxal phosphate-dependent aminotransferase yields MNPIARRMQRIAPFYVMDLLAQARRMEAEGRSVIHMEIGEPDFDTPAPVVAEGQAALASGDIHYTPATGLAALRQAIANHYRDQYTTEIDPGRVVVTPGSSGALQLIMSVLINPGESVLLADPGYPCNRHFVELVDGLPIAVAVGPETGYQLTAQLVEEAWREDTKAVLVASPSNPTGTLIPDEEMRMLHATVERLGGVLIVDEIYQGLVYDEAGGTALRYADNLFVINSFSKFFGMTGWRLGWLVAPEPLIDPIDRLAQNIFLSAPTLSQHAALGAFTPAVMEILEQRRQAFRQRRDFLLPALRDLGFSIPVTPQGAFYLYAGCSELCDDSRAFAQRLLHEAGVAVTPGLDFGFNQPESHLRFAYTTDLERLQEGVDRISRFLAG; encoded by the coding sequence ATGAATCCCATCGCCCGGCGCATGCAGCGCATCGCTCCCTTCTACGTCATGGACCTACTGGCCCAGGCGCGTCGTATGGAGGCCGAGGGTCGATCGGTCATCCACATGGAGATAGGGGAGCCCGATTTCGATACCCCGGCGCCGGTCGTTGCCGAGGGGCAGGCTGCTCTGGCATCGGGTGATATTCACTATACCCCCGCGACGGGTCTGGCGGCATTGCGTCAGGCTATCGCCAATCACTATCGCGACCAATATACAACCGAGATCGATCCCGGGCGCGTGGTTGTTACACCCGGTTCTTCCGGTGCGCTGCAGCTGATCATGAGCGTTTTGATCAATCCCGGAGAATCGGTACTGCTGGCAGATCCCGGCTATCCCTGTAACCGCCACTTTGTGGAGTTGGTCGATGGTCTACCCATAGCCGTGGCTGTGGGACCGGAGACCGGGTATCAATTGACGGCTCAGCTGGTGGAGGAGGCCTGGCGGGAAGATACCAAGGCCGTATTGGTAGCATCACCGTCCAATCCGACCGGCACCCTGATCCCCGATGAGGAGATGCGGATGCTGCACGCCACGGTGGAACGGCTGGGCGGGGTTTTGATCGTTGATGAGATCTATCAGGGGCTGGTTTATGACGAAGCAGGCGGAACGGCGCTTCGATATGCTGATAATTTGTTTGTCATCAACAGTTTTTCAAAGTTTTTCGGTATGACCGGTTGGCGGCTGGGCTGGCTGGTTGCGCCAGAGCCCTTGATCGATCCCATCGACCGTTTGGCACAGAATATATTTCTTTCGGCGCCGACACTCTCTCAACACGCCGCTCTCGGTGCATTCACACCGGCAGTGATGGAGATTCTGGAACAACGCCGCCAGGCCTTCCGGCAACGCCGCGACTTCCTGCTGCCTGCGTTGCGTGATTTGGGATTCTCTATACCGGTGACACCGCAGGGTGCTTTCTATCTCTATGCCGGTTGTAGTGAATTGTGCGATGACAGCCGGGCCTTTGCCCAGAGGTTGTTACACGAGGCGGGTGTGGCGGTTACACCCGGACTCGATTTCGGCTTCAATCAACCGGAATCGCATCTGCGCTTCGCCTACACCACAGACCTAGAGCGTTTGCAGGAAGGCGTGGATAGAATCAGTCGATTTCTGGCGGGTTAA
- a CDS encoding HAD family hydrolase, giving the protein MADLKALIFDVDGTLADTERDGHRVAFNKAFEEAGLDWEWSVALYGKLLAVTGGKERIRYYLDHYNPDFPGPADLDGFIAALHAAKTDHYTRMLSQGLIPMRNGVKRLLQEARQAGLRLAIATTTTPANVSALLQHSLDPDAERWFEVIAAGDIVPAKKPAPDIYLWALDQMGLQGDACIAFEDSHNGVQSASQASISSILVTTNGYTAEDDFNGARLVVDQFGEPEQPFQVKFGETGGRQFVDLALLRALHDRADP; this is encoded by the coding sequence ATGGCAGATCTAAAGGCATTGATATTCGATGTGGATGGTACTCTCGCGGATACCGAGCGAGATGGTCACCGGGTGGCTTTCAACAAGGCCTTTGAAGAGGCTGGGCTCGACTGGGAGTGGTCTGTGGCGCTGTATGGCAAGCTACTGGCAGTTACGGGAGGCAAGGAGCGCATCCGTTACTATCTTGACCACTATAACCCCGATTTCCCCGGACCCGCGGATCTGGACGGGTTCATCGCCGCGCTTCACGCCGCTAAGACCGATCACTATACCCGAATGTTGTCGCAAGGATTGATACCGATGCGCAACGGGGTAAAACGACTGTTGCAGGAGGCACGCCAGGCCGGACTACGTTTGGCGATTGCTACCACAACCACGCCGGCCAATGTCAGTGCACTGCTGCAACATAGTCTTGATCCCGATGCAGAGCGTTGGTTTGAGGTGATAGCGGCGGGGGATATCGTACCGGCAAAAAAACCGGCGCCCGATATTTATCTCTGGGCACTTGATCAGATGGGCCTGCAAGGGGATGCCTGTATCGCTTTCGAGGATTCACACAATGGCGTACAGTCAGCCAGTCAAGCCTCGATCTCCTCGATTCTGGTTACCACCAATGGTTATACCGCCGAGGATGACTTTAATGGGGCTAGGCTCGTCGTCGATCAGTTTGGTGAGCCCGAGCAACCCTTTCAGGTGAAATTTGGCGAGACTGGGGGACGCCAATTCGTCGATCTTGCCCTGCTTAGGGCACTGCATGACAGAGCAGACCCATGA
- the dksA gene encoding RNA polymerase-binding protein DksA, producing the protein MAQKKANTQGAKAFGIEPYKSAKGEEYMNEGQETHFRAILDAWKSNLMQEVDRTVHHMQDEAANFPDPNDRATQESEFSLELRTRDRERKLIKKIDEALEKLDNHDYGYCESCGVEIGIRRLEARPTATQCIDCKTLDEIREKQMG; encoded by the coding sequence ATGGCCCAGAAGAAAGCCAACACCCAAGGGGCTAAAGCCTTTGGCATAGAGCCCTATAAGTCCGCCAAGGGCGAAGAGTATATGAATGAGGGACAGGAGACTCATTTCCGCGCCATCCTGGATGCATGGAAATCCAACCTGATGCAAGAGGTTGATCGCACCGTGCATCATATGCAGGATGAAGCGGCCAATTTCCCTGATCCCAACGATCGCGCGACCCAGGAATCGGAGTTCAGCCTTGAGCTGCGAACCCGGGACCGGGAGCGTAAACTGATCAAAAAAATCGATGAGGCCCTGGAGAAGCTCGATAACCATGACTATGGCTACTGTGAATCCTGCGGTGTGGAGATCGGGATCAGGCGGCTAGAGGCCCGTCCAACCGCCACCCAGTGTATCGATTGCAAAACGCTCGATGAGATTCGCGAAAAACAGATGGGATAG
- the gluQRS gene encoding tRNA glutamyl-Q(34) synthetase GluQRS, translating to MPDTDKNRGYRGRFAPSPSGELHFGSLVAAMGSYLDARSHQGEWFVRMEDLDRTREVKGAAKSILQTLENLGFRWDGEVIYQSRRTAAYAEAVDRLIQARLAYPCGCSRKLIEEQAKYGSEGTIYPGTCRNGVPQGRAERSVRILTTDEMITIVDSVQGRIGQQINREIGDFVIRRADGFHAYQLAVVIDDAWQGITDIVRGADLLSSTPRQHYLQQLLRIPHPNYAHLPLAVDDQGRKLSKQFKDAPVDPKQPMDILLRALDFLKQPLPPQRPETIEAFWQWAVPRWSLKPIPAQLQIPATSRKNLNNLR from the coding sequence ATGCCAGATACAGATAAAAATAGAGGCTATCGGGGTCGATTTGCCCCCTCTCCCAGCGGCGAACTCCATTTCGGGTCGCTGGTGGCGGCAATGGGCAGCTATCTGGATGCCCGCAGCCATCAGGGTGAGTGGTTTGTTCGAATGGAGGACCTGGATCGGACACGGGAGGTAAAAGGCGCCGCCAAATCTATCCTGCAGACTTTGGAAAACCTCGGCTTTCGCTGGGACGGTGAGGTCATCTACCAGAGCCGAAGAACAGCCGCCTATGCCGAAGCGGTCGACAGGCTCATCCAGGCACGGCTCGCCTATCCCTGCGGCTGTTCCCGCAAATTGATCGAAGAACAGGCAAAATATGGATCAGAGGGGACGATCTACCCAGGCACCTGCCGCAATGGTGTCCCGCAAGGAAGAGCGGAGAGGAGTGTTCGCATCCTTACCACCGATGAGATGATCACGATCGTGGATAGCGTACAGGGCCGGATCGGCCAGCAGATCAACAGAGAGATAGGGGATTTTGTGATTCGGCGGGCCGATGGCTTTCATGCCTATCAGCTGGCAGTGGTTATCGACGATGCCTGGCAGGGGATAACAGACATTGTTCGGGGCGCGGATCTACTCAGCTCCACCCCCAGACAGCACTATCTGCAACAACTGCTGCGGATACCCCACCCCAATTACGCTCACCTCCCGTTGGCCGTTGACGATCAGGGCCGAAAGCTGAGTAAGCAATTCAAGGATGCCCCGGTGGATCCCAAGCAGCCGATGGATATCCTCTTGCGTGCCCTCGACTTTCTCAAACAGCCACTGCCCCCTCAGCGTCCCGAGACGATCGAGGCATTCTGGCAATGGGCTGTTCCGCGCTGGTCACTGAAGCCGATTCCGGCGCAACTTCAGATCCCCGCCACATCTCGCAAGAATTTGAACAATTTACGGTAA
- the yjgA gene encoding ribosome biogenesis factor YjgA, translating to MLALVQLGERLTTLPPTVLSRIPLSAALQEALEESRRIKSLNALRRHYRRLGKLLRTEDLDTIRRVIGEIDDRRQADVNLFHTLERWRERLLDEESEAFGEFMQVYPEADRQRLRQLIQATRREREQARPPASYRKLFKFLRDVAGI from the coding sequence ATGTTGGCTCTGGTGCAGCTTGGTGAGCGTCTCACCACACTGCCGCCAACGGTGTTGTCGCGCATACCGTTGAGTGCTGCATTGCAAGAGGCGCTGGAAGAGAGCAGGCGGATCAAATCACTGAACGCCCTGCGTCGGCACTACCGACGCCTGGGTAAGTTGCTGCGCACCGAGGATCTTGACACGATCAGGCGGGTGATAGGTGAAATCGATGACAGGCGCCAGGCCGATGTCAACCTGTTCCATACCCTGGAACGCTGGCGGGAGAGGCTGTTGGACGAGGAGAGCGAGGCGTTTGGTGAATTCATGCAGGTCTACCCGGAGGCGGATCGTCAAAGATTGCGACAGTTGATCCAGGCTACCCGCAGAGAACGTGAGCAGGCGCGTCCTCCCGCATCTTACCGTAAATTGTTCAAATTCTTGCGAGATGTGGCGGGGATCTGA
- the recJ gene encoding single-stranded-DNA-specific exonuclease RecJ has protein sequence MKILQRPLPAEASLLSASIHPVMQRIYSARGLTRDSELELELAHMAPVGQMKGVTDAADLLFEALHLDKSILIVGDYDADGATSTALAMLALGAYGAKRVSYLVPNRFDYGYGLTPELVDLAAGKEPGLIITVDNGISSLSGVERANDLGIPVLITDHHLPPDRLPCAAAIVNPNQPGDSFPSKHLAGVGVVFYVMAALFRKLRRIGWFTQRGLSEPNPAQWLDLVALGTICDLVPLDHNNRVLVAQGLKRIRAGYCRPGIRALAEVAKRSLPNIIASDIGFAVGPRLNAAGRLDDMGLGIECLLTESLKAARQMAQELDRLNQERRTIEQAMKIQADSLLDRLHLNADGGLPAGLCLYDEAWHQGVVGILASRIKAQYHRPVIAFARGGAGTLKGSARSIAGLHMRDLLAGIASHNPGLITRFGGHAMAAGLTLSEADYPRFKKAFELAADDQLSPEMLEGVVLTDGELLPDEMSLEMAEILRNGGPWGQGFPEPLFEGRFDLQQQRVVGDHHLKLELSSSSSAWTIDAIAFNQPLLSDPDRPIRLTYRLDVNEFRGKRSPQLIVETIQSTT, from the coding sequence GTGAAGATCCTGCAACGTCCGCTTCCGGCCGAAGCCAGTTTATTGTCGGCCTCGATCCATCCGGTCATGCAGCGGATATACAGCGCCAGGGGATTGACCAGGGATAGCGAACTCGAGCTCGAGCTGGCCCATATGGCGCCGGTAGGCCAGATGAAAGGGGTCACCGATGCGGCCGATCTGCTGTTTGAGGCGCTTCATCTCGATAAATCGATTCTGATCGTCGGAGATTACGATGCAGATGGGGCTACCAGTACCGCATTGGCGATGTTGGCCTTGGGTGCCTATGGCGCGAAACGGGTCTCTTATCTGGTGCCTAACCGCTTCGATTACGGGTATGGATTGACGCCTGAACTGGTAGATCTGGCAGCCGGCAAGGAGCCTGGGCTGATCATTACCGTCGACAACGGCATCTCCAGCCTGTCTGGTGTGGAAAGAGCGAATGATTTGGGAATTCCTGTACTTATCACAGACCACCATCTGCCGCCTGATCGTTTGCCTTGTGCGGCCGCCATCGTCAATCCAAATCAGCCGGGTGATAGCTTTCCCAGCAAACATCTAGCCGGTGTCGGTGTGGTTTTCTACGTTATGGCGGCCCTTTTCAGAAAACTGAGGCGTATCGGGTGGTTTACACAGCGGGGATTGAGTGAGCCCAATCCCGCCCAATGGCTCGACCTGGTCGCACTCGGCACTATCTGTGACCTTGTACCTCTTGATCACAATAATCGGGTGTTGGTGGCCCAGGGTTTGAAGCGGATCCGTGCCGGATATTGTCGACCCGGCATACGTGCCCTGGCGGAGGTTGCCAAACGCTCCCTGCCCAATATCATAGCCTCGGATATCGGGTTTGCTGTCGGCCCGCGTCTCAACGCCGCAGGCCGTCTCGATGATATGGGGCTCGGTATCGAGTGCTTGCTCACCGAGTCGTTAAAAGCGGCCCGGCAAATGGCACAGGAACTTGATCGGCTCAATCAGGAACGCCGCACAATTGAGCAGGCGATGAAAATCCAGGCTGATTCCCTGCTTGACCGACTGCATCTCAATGCCGATGGCGGGTTGCCGGCAGGACTTTGTCTCTATGATGAGGCGTGGCACCAGGGCGTGGTGGGTATCCTGGCATCCCGTATCAAGGCGCAGTACCACCGTCCTGTGATTGCTTTTGCCAGGGGGGGTGCAGGCACGCTTAAAGGTTCCGCACGCTCTATCGCCGGATTACACATGCGGGACCTGCTGGCAGGCATCGCCAGCCATAACCCCGGATTGATTACCCGCTTCGGGGGGCACGCGATGGCTGCCGGACTGACCCTCTCTGAGGCGGATTATCCCCGCTTCAAAAAGGCTTTCGAGCTAGCGGCAGACGATCAACTGAGCCCTGAAATGCTGGAAGGTGTAGTGCTCACAGACGGGGAGTTGCTGCCGGACGAGATGAGCTTGGAGATGGCGGAAATCCTGCGCAACGGAGGCCCCTGGGGGCAGGGATTCCCAGAGCCGCTGTTTGAGGGCCGCTTCGATCTCCAGCAGCAACGTGTAGTGGGTGATCATCATCTCAAATTGGAGTTATCATCTTCAAGCAGCGCCTGGACAATCGATGCAATTGCTTTCAATCAGCCGCTGCTATCCGATCCTGATCGACCGATACGATTGACCTATCGGCTGGATGTGAATGAGTTTCGCGGCAAACGATCGCCACAATTGATCGTGGAGACAATCCAATCGACAACCTAG
- a CDS encoding BatD family protein, with protein sequence MHSHIPLNAMLPIKSSLTSPLNGLLVILLLLLSSPVDAKVGASLSSNTTGLDQPVRLILQMEGEQEMTPDLSELERLFEIVGRSTQQSISIINGKMSAKRSLTLTLLPRQTGSLEIPPIRIGNESTEALLLEVTEQPKGDIDANREQVLVELSLNKSRAYIEEEVILTLKLFQAPGIRAESLDTPQPSMPDTQMKLLHEERYSSERDGIHFNVIERKYAVFAYQSGNLEIGGVKYRGRTGSDKLFSFFNDPFRAPQQATRIFRSESNQVDLEIMPIPDSFTGDRWLPAKNLQIVENGLDQQTPILAGKPLVRRIMILADGLTSAQLPNIEQTLPNGIKLYEERPQLQETPTRTGISSSRQNSMTLIATESGQYALPAIEIPWWNTETDRQETARLAAISIDIMPNPGATQGVQQTQTPQSTREQAIQSDAVETITSVNQPAAAAATHKVHWLVWLFGTAWVLTLFAWWYSRRGDPDQPRQPIPVAEDEREAPDKQAIGEALQRLEQAYADKDAPAARSAWLQWAKLQWPDNPPHNLTRLAARCDRAVSEAVYSLERTLYSPTDETGWTGYEIRQLIQQMQQEKRSDKRTERLVPLNP encoded by the coding sequence ATGCATAGTCATATACCGTTGAATGCAATGCTGCCGATAAAATCATCACTTACATCGCCGTTGAATGGTCTTTTGGTCATTCTCCTTTTGCTGCTCTCATCTCCTGTCGATGCCAAGGTGGGCGCCAGCCTCTCGAGCAACACCACCGGACTGGATCAGCCGGTTCGCCTTATCCTGCAGATGGAGGGTGAGCAAGAGATGACACCCGACCTAAGCGAATTGGAGCGGCTGTTCGAGATTGTCGGGCGCTCAACACAACAGAGTATTTCAATCATCAACGGCAAGATGTCGGCTAAACGCTCTCTTACCCTGACCCTGTTGCCCAGACAGACCGGCAGCCTCGAAATCCCACCCATTAGAATCGGTAACGAGTCGACAGAAGCGCTTCTACTGGAGGTTACTGAGCAGCCCAAAGGCGATATTGATGCCAACAGAGAGCAGGTTCTTGTGGAACTGAGTCTGAACAAATCCCGGGCCTATATCGAAGAGGAGGTCATCCTCACACTCAAACTCTTTCAGGCGCCCGGTATCCGTGCCGAATCCTTGGACACACCCCAGCCTTCAATGCCGGACACACAGATGAAGTTACTGCATGAGGAGCGTTATTCCAGCGAGCGCGACGGCATACATTTCAACGTAATTGAACGCAAGTATGCGGTTTTCGCCTATCAAAGCGGCAACCTTGAGATCGGTGGCGTCAAATATCGCGGTCGCACGGGTAGCGACAAGCTTTTTTCGTTCTTTAACGATCCGTTCAGGGCGCCACAGCAAGCAACGCGCATCTTCAGGAGTGAGTCGAACCAGGTTGATCTTGAAATCATGCCGATTCCCGACAGTTTTACCGGCGATCGCTGGCTGCCTGCGAAAAACCTTCAGATCGTCGAGAACGGACTCGATCAACAGACACCGATCCTGGCCGGCAAGCCGCTCGTCAGGCGTATCATGATCCTGGCAGACGGCCTGACATCAGCTCAGCTGCCGAACATTGAGCAGACACTGCCGAACGGCATCAAACTCTATGAGGAGAGGCCGCAGCTGCAAGAGACACCGACCAGAACAGGGATCAGCAGCAGCCGCCAAAACAGTATGACACTCATCGCAACCGAATCAGGCCAATACGCTCTCCCGGCAATTGAAATCCCCTGGTGGAATACCGAAACCGACCGCCAGGAAACTGCCCGTCTGGCCGCGATTTCAATAGACATCATGCCAAACCCTGGCGCCACACAGGGTGTGCAACAAACACAAACTCCGCAATCTACCCGGGAACAGGCAATCCAGAGCGATGCCGTCGAGACGATCACTAGCGTTAATCAACCCGCAGCCGCTGCCGCCACCCACAAGGTCCATTGGCTGGTTTGGCTGTTCGGTACTGCCTGGGTTTTGACCCTGTTTGCCTGGTGGTACTCACGACGCGGCGATCCTGATCAGCCCCGGCAACCCATCCCCGTTGCAGAAGATGAAAGGGAAGCGCCAGACAAGCAGGCAATCGGTGAGGCATTGCAGCGGCTGGAACAGGCCTATGCCGATAAAGACGCCCCAGCTGCAAGGTCCGCCTGGTTACAGTGGGCAAAGCTGCAATGGCCGGATAATCCCCCGCATAATCTGACCAGATTGGCCGCACGCTGTGATCGAGCGGTATCCGAGGCGGTGTACAGTCTGGAGCGTACCCTCTACAGTCCGACGGATGAGACTGGATGGACGGGTTACGAGATACGACAGCTGATCCAACAGATGCAACAGGAGAAGCGATCTGACAAGCGCACCGAAAGACTGGTGCCATTGAATCCCTAA
- a CDS encoding SET domain-containing protein, whose protein sequence is MSTERKIRLGNIVYRAPSRIHGNGLFAKVAINKGEYIGTYEGPTARRDGTYVLWVFEDGKEPEGRSGRNLLRYLNHQDEGNAEFYGFDLFALQDIEPHEEITFDYGGWDEI, encoded by the coding sequence ATGAGTACAGAAAGAAAAATACGTCTCGGTAATATTGTCTATCGGGCGCCTTCCAGGATCCACGGGAATGGTCTGTTTGCCAAAGTCGCCATCAATAAAGGGGAGTATATAGGCACCTATGAGGGTCCAACCGCCAGGCGGGATGGTACCTATGTTCTCTGGGTGTTCGAGGATGGTAAGGAACCGGAAGGCCGCAGCGGCCGGAATCTGCTACGTTATCTCAATCATCAGGATGAAGGTAATGCTGAGTTTTACGGTTTCGATCTCTTCGCTTTGCAGGATATTGAACCCCATGAAGAGATTACCTTCGACTATGGTGGCTGGGACGAGATTTAA